Part of the Citrobacter sp. Marseille-Q6884 genome, TGACCTCGTGACCGCGACGGCGTTGATCAACTTTGGCGCGCTGGTGGCGTTTACCTTCGTCAACCTGTCCGTCTACAACCATTTCTGGCGTCGTGAAGGCCGTAAGCATACCTGGCAGGAGAAATTGCACTATCTGATCCTGCCAATGGTCGGTGCTGCTACCGTCGCGGTGTTGTGGGTGAACCTTGAAGTGACATCGCTGACGCTGGGACTAGTGTGGGCCGGGGTCGGGCTGGTCTATCTTGCTTACCTGACCGGGCGTTTTCGCAAACCGCCGCCGCAGTTTGACGGCGCGAAAACTGAACAGGCCTGGGAGTGATTTTCCCCAGGGGCGGCAAACACACTGTGTAGTAAATTGAGAGAGTAACAACAGGGGCGCACCGTCAGGATGCGCCCCTTTCGTCTTAAATCAGAGGTACAGATCTGTCATTGATGTTCTTTCAATAAAGAGATAATGTTGAATTAATTGCATTATAGTATTGTTTGAACATTAATATCTTTAATTTTTAGGTGCGTAAGTATAAGCTCACTTCAGCTTCAGAAACTGTCGACAATATAGATTGTGAATATTACTTAAGGAATGAAGGGAATCGATGATGAAATATTTAATAATCAGTTTGTTTCTTCTTAGTAGTTATTATGGGCTGAGTAAACCGGCAATAAGTGCAGAGAATAACCCTCGTTATATCAGTATTCGCAATACAGACAGCAGTTGGGTACAGGGAGTTTGTTCTCTGGCATTCAGACTCGACAATGGAGGTGACGGAGTGTTTAATGCTCTTTCTGTTACCCTGCAATTGACCGATAAATCAGGTATAGCGCTGGAAACAGGGATACTTGAGGTTCAACCTTTTGGCGATAGTGATGCAACTCGGTCAACAAATGCAGCAACAGAATTTAGTTGTGATGCGGTTGAAAACTCGGCCAACATCGTCATTACAAAAATTGATGAAGTTTATCCGGATGGCTCATTTCATGCGCTACCGTTGTCAGTTTTTGACCCGCAATATTATCAACCATTGAAAATTAGCGTCGAACAGAGCAAATAGCATATCCGTAATTAAGCAGAGGATGCCCTATGTCATCCCCTGCTTAACAGATTAACCGTATGTTATTTATTAATTAAATCGATAACTCGACCATCATCAAAGTCTTCTTGTGCCGCCCGACTAAAGATACTACCATCGCTTTGCGTGCCGACCTTGATCGGTTCTTTACAATCTTTGTGGAAGACTATTTTACCCTTCTTTGTGACGACTACGCCTGACATATCACCATGTTGTTCTTTGTCGTAGACAATATATTCGTAGACTCCTTTTACAATACGAATCCAGTATAAAGATCCGCCTGCTATCGTTGTTGCCTTGTAATAAGCAGTGACTCCTGGCTGATTCGTGACAAGATTTAGCTCAGCTATTGGGGATGATGCTGTGCCCAGAGCATACCCAGCAGCATCCTGTGCAATAAAAGCGCTGGCCAACTTATTGTTGGTTAGCTGGCATTCCAGAGTTAATTGTTCTTGATCTTCTGTACTATAAGCTTCTGCGAAGGCGCTTTGGGGTACAGTTATACAACCTAAGACCATTACAGCTATTTTAAAGTTAAACTTCACGTTCTTCACTCCTTAATAAACATGTGCGCTTAATCACTTTGTAAGATTAGTTACCGCTTTTAATTTGCTTACAGGTATCCAGCCACCCTGCTGAATCAATTTTCCCGTTTGCCAGATATTTTTGCTGATTCTGCCAGTGTGCGGCGAGGAATGGCTTAAGGCCAGAAAGACGTTTGTTCAGCGTGAGCATTTGATCGAAAACCGTCACTTCATGCTTCAGGCCTTCCTGACCATAAAGTGTGGCTGAATCGACCAGACTACTGGCGTAGTAACTTGTCAACTGCTGGAGGCGATCGGTTTGCTCACCGAGTTTGGTTTTTCGGATAGCGCAATTTTTATCACTGTCATCTTTATCCTTACACAGCAATTCATAATTGTGATTGAGGAAATCAAGGAAGCGACCATCATCCTGCAATTTTGTACAAAGGAAAGATCCCAGGTTAAGGCTGGCGCGGATCGATTGTGCTCGTTCTTCCTGCTGTTGCTGATTGCTGGCGCGGAGCTGATTTTCCAGATCCTTCAGTTTCTTTTTCAGCTCAGTGTCTTCTACACCAGATGCCAGGCTTCCCAGCGCTTTAGCGGTGTCTGTAGATGCTTCTTTATTCTTATCTATGCCCGACTTATCTGCACCGAGCGTAGCCCAATTTTTCTCCAGCTGTTTCACGCGATCTGTTGACGTAATGGTCGGGGAGACCAATACCAGGCGCAGGCCGGTTGTTTTGCTGGTGAAAGGATGGGCCTCATCGTAGTAGTTGATTTCTTTTCGGGTCGCGCTACGGATCTCAGATTCATTCGATATGACGCTGCCTCCACGAACCACAAAACCACCAGCCTGGCCGTGAAGACGATTGATTTTATTGAGATAGAAGGGGGTGAACATCATCTCAGAAACGTTGCCCAGCATATCGTACAGGCCGAGGGGGTTAGGGTTTAGTAGCCCGATGAGCTGTACTTTACCGTTAGAGGACTGCGAGCCGGAATACCACTCATAATTTTTCATGTCATCCATCGGATAGTGGGAATCACGGAATTCCGCACTATTCACCTTGAGGCCGCCACGTGCTGCAAATTCCCATTCTACTTCAGTGGGCAGACGTAAAAATCCAGGGGTACCGTCCTCTTTGGGTAATTTATCGAGAGCATTACTGCGTAACCATTGGTTGTATTTATCGGCAAAATTTACCGCATCGAACCAACTGATGTTAGTTTCTGCGATGCTTAACTTACGTGATGGCGTGGGACAGGTTCCGCTGGTTAATGCCTGATATTGCAATGCTGTCAGTTCATATTTGGCCATCAAATAGTAACGGCCTTTACTTTTTTTGCTTTCGGTAAAGCTACCGGCGATGAAGGTCGGATAACTGTGCTCCACAAAACCCCATTCTCCACCATCTTCTCCTAAGGTTATTGGCATATCATCCAGAGGACCCGATACTGGGATCTCTACCCGGCGGAAAACCATGGAGCCTTCACAGGGCATGGGCAAAATAATATCTTCGCTATCCGGTTTCGGGTTATAGACTTTCTCTGCCCAGGGTTCTGCCAGTACGGGCGACATCTTTACCAGCAGAGCAAGCGCCAGCCAGCGTGATAATGTGGAAGGGGTAAGGATCATGAACGCTCTCCGTAAATGATAAATGCCTTGGGCAAATAGGAATATGGGTTATGCCTCGCGCAGGCTCTGCGCAGGTTCAATATTAATAGCGCGCCAGGCACCGATGCCGGCGACCAGTGTCGCCACGACGATGGTGAGTATCAGAGCTACGAGTCCGTGCAACGGGGTGATCTTACAAATCATCTGACCCGTAGCCTGGCTTCCCGCTAAAGCCTGGTTAAAGACCAGGCTGGCTATAAGGTAGATCGCAAAGCCGCCGATATAAGCCACCAGACTAAGCAGACAGCCCTGAATAATCACATAGGCACCTACTGCCGGCCGGGTAAAACCGAGCAGGCGTAGGACAGCAATATGTTTACGTTTGCGATCAACATTCGCGATAAATGAGCCAATTAGTGAGGCGATACAGCCAATCAGCGCGGTGGCTGCGATGGTATTAAAAATAATGCCCAATACCCGATTGATGCTTTTCACATTTTCTATATCAGCCAGGCGACTGGTGGTTTCGATGCGCTGCTCCCGGAGATCGCGCTCAAGGCTGGCAACCTGATCAATATCGCGGGCATATAATCTGGCGCGCGCGTAGAGTGGCGGTTTGCCGTCAAGCAGTGCGCCGCTGGTCATCCCCAGCTCAGCCACCGCATAACCATCGCGGAAATGTTCAAGCGCCAGCAATAACGAAGGCTGGGTAAATATAGCGGCACGATTAAAATAGGTAGCAGGAAGAATCCCCACGACAGTAACGCTTTTTCGTCCCCATTCCCGGCGTTCATCAAGCATCCTGCCTACTCGTAAAGAGAGCGTATCACCGACATTGGCCGCCAGTTTTCGTGCAGCTTCCTGGGTAATGACAACCTCATTTTCCTGATGGAGCTTAAGGGACTTGAGTAAGGGATCCCCTGAGTCTGTTGGAATAACTTCAGCATTCTCAATGAAATGCGTGCTGTCTGTTTGCAGGTCAGCAAGCGTATTTAGTGAACGTGTTTGCCCGATGGCGAAACCCACATCGGGCCGCTGCCGTAACTGTTCGATCCAGTTTTGGTTGTAGCTGCCACTACTCAGCATACGGATCTCAAGGTTGCGAGGGTCACTGGCCAGATCTTCTTGCAGCTGGTTCACAATCCCAAAACGCAAACCGAAAAGAAGCAATAAAGGCGCGATGACGGCGACGAGAGAAGAAACGATGCAGAAAGAAATGATGCGATCGTGCCACAGGTCTTGCATGGCCAGGCGACCCAGTAGTCTGGCTCGGTTAAAAGGCAAAATAAGTTCCTCCCTGTTTGTGCTTCGACGATTCCATCAACCGTTCAGGCTGGGCAGTTAAACAGGGTAAATTGAAATGTTGTACCAGTGGCCAGTCATGGCAAACAATCAGTGCCATCATGCCTTCCTGACGGACTAACTCAATAAAAAGACTGAATAATTTCTGGGCGTTGTAAGGGTCAAGTGCGGCTGTTGGTTCATCCGCCAGCACCAGTTTTGGACGGTGCAATATCGCGCGCGCGAAAGCTGTTCTCTGCCGTTCACCAAACGACAGCTGAGTTGGATATTTGGCCAGTAATGGTGCCAGTTTGAGCACATTGATCACTCTGTCCAGCAGGGCGTTGTCAGGGCATAATCCCTGCAACTGGCACGGCAGGAGGATGTTATCTTTGACGTTCAGATAGGGGAGCAGCCCCCCATTTTGCAGTACAAACCCAAGCTGACGGGCGCGAATACCTGCCAGTTTATTATGCTGCTCATCTTTTATCAGCGTTGCGATATCAAATTGCTGTTCACCTTCATCAAGCTCAAAACGCCCGATTTTACTGGGTTGTAGCAATAAACCGATGGCTTCCAGTAGTGTGCTTTTGCCACACCCGCTTTCTCCCGTGACCGCGACCACCTGGCCTGACCGCAGCGTGAGCTGCGGCAGGAAAACCTGGTGAGCATGGCTGCCCTCACCCCGAACAACGCACAACTCTTCTATGTGCAGCATCAGGGCATCATTTCCAGCGGAATGGGATAAACGCGATCGCGCGGATCGCTTCCTTTTGCCAGCTCAACCCAGCGATCAACATCGGCGTTATATTTTTGGTAATGACGCAGTTTGGATGACAGCGTGCGGATAAATTTCTCCTGTGATAAGCCATCCCAACTTTTCCATGTCTCTTCGTCGAGGTTAAGGACATCGCTTTTATAGGGAAGATCGGCCAGATATTCTCCCAGTACACCGAGATCGCCAATGCGGGCATTGTCCTGCTGTTTCAGCTGGTTAGGATCGGCTCCCATGGTTGCTGCAACGGTACGCAGTTGCTCAAACATTTTGGTGGGTGAGATCATTCCCTCATTTGCGGCTTTCAGGATCTGGCTGACAGCATCGCTCAAATCACTAAGCTGTCCCTTGGTCAATAGAACACGAACATCAGTGGTGGGAATGTTCTGCTTAATCAGGTCGCGGTCACTGATCCAGGCCTGGAAGACTAATGGAGCCTGAGTGCTGTTACGCTTACCCAGGTAAGCCAACTGCATGGCGTGACCAATTAACGTCGTATCCTGTAGCAGTTTTTGTTCCGGCGTCAGTTTTTTTCCATCATCTTTCGCATACAGTGCGCTGCCAATTGCGGCATCACCCATGTAAGCTGATTTCACCTGCTCAGTAATCGCTGAAGCCAGAGCATCAACCTGCTGGCCAAATGTTTTAATATCACCAGCATTCACAGCCTGATAAAGGTTGGAATGGGTGCTATCAAAGTTCGAGAGATCGCGGTACTGGCTCTCGGCCTTGGCATGGTTCTGTTTTCCGCTTGGTGTTTTAAGGTGCAGCGTATAGATTGCAATGCCTCGGTTACCTGCTTCCAGACGAAGCTGACTGGCATCAAGACCAGTACCTGACAGTTTGTTGCTGCCGTCAATGGCACCCGCATCGGTAATCAGGACCATATACCGTGCGCCAAACGGGCTCCAGTCAATGTCATCAATAGCTGACAGCACGCCGGAATACGCATCCTCGTCATACAGAGAGCTGGAAACCTTCGCTTCTTTTAAATCGGCAACCTTCTTCAGAAAATCCGCGCCATCTTTCACTTGGTTAGGGTCTGCGTAAATCTTTGTGCGGTACTCAAGGCCTGGTACAGCTTTGGTATTTGAACGAAATGAGACCAGCCCAAACTTAACTTGTCCATCCAGATGTTCTTGTTTGATCTTGTCATAGATCTTATTTACCGCTTCTTTGGTGCGCTCAATGTAAGGCCCCATTGAAATGGTTGAGTCAATAACGAAGACCACTGAGGCGTTAAAACCCTTCAGTTGATTTACGCTATCTTCTTGTTTTTTAGTGGTTTCAGCTTTACTAACGGAGGCTACGTTAAGCAGACGTGTATAGAAGCCATCTTCGGTCATGACCTCTTCACCGCTCAGGATTGGCAGCAGATAAAATTGTTTTTGCAGATCGACAAAGTATTCGGGCTCCTCAGCCTGAATGCCATCGGCATGACCGTCGCGTTTCAGCTTGGCACGCAGCGGGGCTACCAGAGATACGGGGTCTGGTGCAGAGAGAATATCATCAAGACTTTTTCTCTCTTTGAAGAACAGCAATCGGTCACGGTTTGCCGGATTGGTAAATGCCAACGTGAGCTGCATTTTCCAGTCGACGGTACATGACTTTGGTAACCAGCCGATAGTTTTACCAAAGCTATCTGGCCCGACCTTAAGCCAGCTTTGACCGTTTGCATCTTCTTTTTGATAAACATAAAGGCTACTGAAGGCAGGTTGTAGCTGACCTTTATCATCGCCTGCTGCAGTTCCAAGTTTGCAGCCGGGGGTGGTAAGAACGCGCTGATACAACGTTTTCTTGCCTTCCTGGATCAATGGTTTGTCGCCATCAGCGGCAAAGACATGCCCGCTGAGTAACAGACCGCATAATGGCAGGGCCAGACGGCTAATCGGATTCCAGGTCATTTTCCTAGCTCCTCAAGGCGCTGCCTGGCGGTTTGGTTGTCAGGTTCCGTTTGCAGAACCGTTTCGTACCAATACGCCGCAGTATCTTTGTCCGGCTCTTTGAAACATTCACTCGGCTGGTGGTATTTCGGGTCGTATTCACCTGCGTACACGAGTGCGATTTTGGTATCGCCACCCTGGGCACGGTTAGCGTACAGACGCTGTGCAACACCACATTTTTTAGCCTCTTTTGCGGCCTGAATAATGGTCAGGAGTTTGTCACTGTCGAGTTTTTCCTGAACGCAGCTCTGGACGAAATCAAGCTCGTTTTGGCTGTTTAAACCCTGTGCAGAGCAGGCGCTCTGGGCGACAGGCTCAGGTGCTGCGGTGGGTGCAGACGCTGGTGTTTCTTGCTGAGTTTGTTCGACGGGTAGGGCTTCCGGTGATTTATCCCGGCCTAAAAACCACCACAGCGCACCGGCAATCACCACTAAGGCCAGTATTGTCGCGGCAATTAGAGGCAGACGGGAGGACCCCGATTTTGCCTGCGTTCTCACCTCTGCATGAATAACCGGCGCTACAGGCTCGGGGGCAACAGCCGTTTCTGTCGTGATGGCTGGCTCGGAAGCTACTTCTGGTGTGGCCAGCATGCTGCTACCGCTGTAGTTGCCTGTTTCACCTTTTGCTTCGGAAGAGAGCAGTTCGTCGCGCACTAGTTGCAACGTCGTATTGCGTGTTTCCCCAGAGTCCAGCTTGATCTGAATTTGTACCTGGCTGGATGTCGCCAGTAGCGGGTCAAGCAGGGTTGGGCCAATACGAAAACCACTACCTTTGGTCAATGCATAGCCGCCGTTCACGGTAAACCAGTGTTGTGCCGGGCTCCAACTGCCATCAGGTTGTAGGTAGTTCTGCTCGTTATTGCATAGAATAAAAGTCAGGTTAGGCATTATCGCGGTTTCACCACGCAAACGGACCATCAGTTGTGCAGTACCTGGCTCTGCCGGCTGGCAGGCGATGATTTTAGCTAGCATGGCATGTTCTCTTGTTTCAATTGGCTGATAATCTGACCAAGTCGACGATTATGTTCGAAGGAAATATCCCGTGTGGCGCTATGACCTGCATTGTCCAGGACGACGCTCATCAACGCGGAAAGCCAGTCACCCAGGTAGGCGACGCCGGGTTGTGGCGCGACAGCGGTGAGTTGAGGCAATTCATCATTCGTGAGTCGCTTCTGACATAGAAATACTTTGTTTTTCTCGCCAACATAGCTGTTGGGAACCTTTTCGGCTGGCAGAGTGAGGTAACCAAACCAGGCGATAAAATCGCGTATTGTCAGCTGAGCGCGCAAAACCTGACGTGCTCTCATGTGTAAGCGAGTTGTTTCCGCCTGCTCTTGACCCGCAAGGGCACGTTTCAATGTCCCTTCCAGTTCCAGGCGTGTAGCGGCGGTGATTAGCTCTTCGCTGAGTTGATTAATCAACTCACTGCCCATGCCCAGTTGACGCCACTGCAAGGTCTGTTGCGGTAGCTCCCGCAAGTGGGCTACCCAGGCTTTAAAAGCCTGATGAGCGAAATCATCATCCTGACCTACGCGTTCCGGTGCGGTAGTTGCGGGTGCATCAACAATGGCAGTTTCAACAGTCGTAGAGGCAAAGGGATCGCTGGCAAAGGGGTTATCAGCGAACGGATTACTACCAAACGGGCTGGTAGCAAAAACGTTCATTGTCGGGCTTTCTCCCTCGGCTTGCGGTTCCTGGTCGAGATCGCGAATACTCAAATAAATGTTATTGAGCTCCTGAGTCGGCAGAACCAGACGTTCGATCAACTCCCCCATGCTGTGGGAACATGCAGACAAGCCCTGCCATAACTCTTTGGCAATAGCTTGTTTTTTCACAATCTGCCCGTCACCCTCTTTTTCGTACCAGCGGCCAAGACGTTGATCGCCTGTTTCCATGCGGCATTGCTGCAGTTGTTGTTGTAAACGTTTTAGTTTGAAGTCGAGATGGGCGACGCCACGCAGCGCCTTAGTCAGCCGCGACATTCCGCCATCGTTGAGTTCGAGCATTGCCTGCCAGGCCGCTTTGGGTTCTGCAACGTGAGCATTCACATTTTTACCGCAGACGAAGGTGTTACCCATGGTATCGAGTACAGCGCGATAACGATCGCTGATACCTACTTCCTGGAGTCGCTCCTGTGCGGCCTCACCTTCGAGTCTCAGGAAGGGGTTATCGAGACCGGGTTTGCGTACCAGGAAACAGTTATTGAAAGGCTGATTGGGCACCCATTGCTGAAGCCAGTCATATTGTGAGAAGCGCTCCAGTAAGGTCATATGCATCATACCTTCCCAGCCTTCTTTTAGCTGGCTTTCTGTATGTTGCAGGCTGTTGACGATTCGCATATCACACATAGTGATTGCCCAGAACAGACCTGGATTACGACCTCCGCGCTCTTCGGCAGTCTTACCTTGGGTTTTCTCCACCCAGCGGTTTAATACTGGACCCACATCGGCAACGTCGCTCTGTTTGGCAGAGCTGGCGCATACCACAAGCGCATTCATTTCCTGGTTATCGGTATAGCGTTCGAACAGGTAAGCAACTTTACCGCGAAGCAGGAGCTGTGAAATCGCATTAAGTCCATCCCGACCAGCCTGTTCCAGTGCGGTGATCTTAAGACGACCGCGATAGCCAGGGAAGTCGAGCAGATCAACCTGTTCCACAACACTGTTGGTTTCGACTTCTGCCAGAGGGAAAATCAGTTCGGTGGTTAAGGCCGCCAGTTCCGCCTGCGTTAAGCTGGCGCTACCAATTTGTTGCTCTTCTTTCCAGTAACGAATCTCGACGTTGCGATCCTGGCTGGAGCCCAGTCGGTTCAGACTATCTACGTTCATGATGCTGCCGCTGTTATGATCAGTCAG contains:
- a CDS encoding IrmA family protein, translating into MKYLIISLFLLSSYYGLSKPAISAENNPRYISIRNTDSSWVQGVCSLAFRLDNGGDGVFNALSVTLQLTDKSGIALETGILEVQPFGDSDATRSTNAATEFSCDAVENSANIVITKIDEVYPDGSFHALPLSVFDPQYYQPLKISVEQSK
- a CDS encoding putative virulence factor; translation: MNSDQKSLTQGWAAIAQGCLDALEWVDNVRPGSRRLDNEADKLNLSLLRTRNLANSLTQVAKTPMTVGFFGISQAGKSYLISALAAGSNGSLEAIYGERRVDFIKEVNPVGGGKEATGLVTRFTRQAPAAPAGYPVPLRLFSEIDLAKILANAWFNDFNHEQLSYQLDQSRVEERLRPFLQRAVQAQQYNGVSQEDVVALWDYLNASFKKSVEKLEHAWWPQVLKIAPALSPNERAELFSLLWGEQPALTETYRSLANVLAKLNHARMVFAPLETLTDHNSGSIMNVDSLNRLGSSQDRNVEIRYWKEEQQIGSASLTQAELAALTTELIFPLAEVETNSVVEQVDLLDFPGYRGRLKITALEQAGRDGLNAISQLLLRGKVAYLFERYTDNQEMNALVVCASSAKQSDVADVGPVLNRWVEKTQGKTAEERGGRNPGLFWAITMCDMRIVNSLQHTESQLKEGWEGMMHMTLLERFSQYDWLQQWVPNQPFNNCFLVRKPGLDNPFLRLEGEAAQERLQEVGISDRYRAVLDTMGNTFVCGKNVNAHVAEPKAAWQAMLELNDGGMSRLTKALRGVAHLDFKLKRLQQQLQQCRMETGDQRLGRWYEKEGDGQIVKKQAIAKELWQGLSACSHSMGELIERLVLPTQELNNIYLSIRDLDQEPQAEGESPTMNVFATSPFGSNPFADNPFASDPFASTTVETAIVDAPATTAPERVGQDDDFAHQAFKAWVAHLRELPQQTLQWRQLGMGSELINQLSEELITAATRLELEGTLKRALAGQEQAETTRLHMRARQVLRAQLTIRDFIAWFGYLTLPAEKVPNSYVGEKNKVFLCQKRLTNDELPQLTAVAPQPGVAYLGDWLSALMSVVLDNAGHSATRDISFEHNRRLGQIISQLKQENMPC
- a CDS encoding ABC transporter permease; protein product: MPFNRARLLGRLAMQDLWHDRIISFCIVSSLVAVIAPLLLLFGLRFGIVNQLQEDLASDPRNLEIRMLSSGSYNQNWIEQLRQRPDVGFAIGQTRSLNTLADLQTDSTHFIENAEVIPTDSGDPLLKSLKLHQENEVVITQEAARKLAANVGDTLSLRVGRMLDERREWGRKSVTVVGILPATYFNRAAIFTQPSLLLALEHFRDGYAVAELGMTSGALLDGKPPLYARARLYARDIDQVASLERDLREQRIETTSRLADIENVKSINRVLGIIFNTIAATALIGCIASLIGSFIANVDRKRKHIAVLRLLGFTRPAVGAYVIIQGCLLSLVAYIGGFAIYLIASLVFNQALAGSQATGQMICKITPLHGLVALILTIVVATLVAGIGAWRAINIEPAQSLREA
- a CDS encoding vWA domain-containing protein — protein: MTWNPISRLALPLCGLLLSGHVFAADGDKPLIQEGKKTLYQRVLTTPGCKLGTAAGDDKGQLQPAFSSLYVYQKEDANGQSWLKVGPDSFGKTIGWLPKSCTVDWKMQLTLAFTNPANRDRLLFFKERKSLDDILSAPDPVSLVAPLRAKLKRDGHADGIQAEEPEYFVDLQKQFYLLPILSGEEVMTEDGFYTRLLNVASVSKAETTKKQEDSVNQLKGFNASVVFVIDSTISMGPYIERTKEAVNKIYDKIKQEHLDGQVKFGLVSFRSNTKAVPGLEYRTKIYADPNQVKDGADFLKKVADLKEAKVSSSLYDEDAYSGVLSAIDDIDWSPFGARYMVLITDAGAIDGSNKLSGTGLDASQLRLEAGNRGIAIYTLHLKTPSGKQNHAKAESQYRDLSNFDSTHSNLYQAVNAGDIKTFGQQVDALASAITEQVKSAYMGDAAIGSALYAKDDGKKLTPEQKLLQDTTLIGHAMQLAYLGKRNSTQAPLVFQAWISDRDLIKQNIPTTDVRVLLTKGQLSDLSDAVSQILKAANEGMISPTKMFEQLRTVAATMGADPNQLKQQDNARIGDLGVLGEYLADLPYKSDVLNLDEETWKSWDGLSQEKFIRTLSSKLRHYQKYNADVDRWVELAKGSDPRDRVYPIPLEMMP
- a CDS encoding formylglycine-generating enzyme family protein encodes the protein MILTPSTLSRWLALALLVKMSPVLAEPWAEKVYNPKPDSEDIILPMPCEGSMVFRRVEIPVSGPLDDMPITLGEDGGEWGFVEHSYPTFIAGSFTESKKSKGRYYLMAKYELTALQYQALTSGTCPTPSRKLSIAETNISWFDAVNFADKYNQWLRSNALDKLPKEDGTPGFLRLPTEVEWEFAARGGLKVNSAEFRDSHYPMDDMKNYEWYSGSQSSNGKVQLIGLLNPNPLGLYDMLGNVSEMMFTPFYLNKINRLHGQAGGFVVRGGSVISNESEIRSATRKEINYYDEAHPFTSKTTGLRLVLVSPTITSTDRVKQLEKNWATLGADKSGIDKNKEASTDTAKALGSLASGVEDTELKKKLKDLENQLRASNQQQQEERAQSIRASLNLGSFLCTKLQDDGRFLDFLNHNYELLCKDKDDSDKNCAIRKTKLGEQTDRLQQLTSYYASSLVDSATLYGQEGLKHEVTVFDQMLTLNKRLSGLKPFLAAHWQNQQKYLANGKIDSAGWLDTCKQIKSGN
- a CDS encoding ABC transporter ATP-binding protein; the encoded protein is MLHIEELCVVRGEGSHAHQVFLPQLTLRSGQVVAVTGESGCGKSTLLEAIGLLLQPSKIGRFELDEGEQQFDIATLIKDEQHNKLAGIRARQLGFVLQNGGLLPYLNVKDNILLPCQLQGLCPDNALLDRVINVLKLAPLLAKYPTQLSFGERQRTAFARAILHRPKLVLADEPTAALDPYNAQKLFSLFIELVRQEGMMALIVCHDWPLVQHFNLPCLTAQPERLMESSKHKQGGTYFAF